The genomic region CCATAGACGGTAAGATAGCTAGCAAGACGCGCTACAGTAAGTTAAGCTGCCCGCACGACTTAAGGAGGCTCCACGAGCTAAGGGCTCAGAGCGACGGGGTGATGGTGGGAGCGAACACCGTGCTCATAGACGACCCCTCCCTTAGGCTCAAGTACGTCGAGGGCAGGGACCCGGCGAGGATAGTTGTAGACGGCCTCTTAAGGACTCCTTTAGAAGCACGCGTCTACACGCTTAAGACCGCTGAGGCCATAGTGTTAACGACCGAGGCAGCGCCCAGGGGGAAGGCGGAGGCCCTTAGGGAAATGGGCGTGAAGGTATTAGTGTTCCCAGGCCCCCCGCCAATAGACATGAGGGCCGGCGTTGAGAGGCTCTACGGCGAGGGGCTGAGGAGGATCATGGTCGAAGGGGGAGGGGAGCTGCTCTGGCACCTCTTCGCAGCGGGCGTCGTAGACGAGCTTAGGCTGACGATAGCTCCGTACGTATTTGGAGGGAGGGATGCCGTGGGCCTAGTCATGGGGGAGGGCTTCGAGACTACGGAGGACGCGAGGAAGATGAGGCTCGTAGACGTTAAGGTGTGTGAGTGTGGACAGGAGGTGCACTTAAGGTACCTACGGGCCTGGGCTATTAACGAGGAGGAGTGCTAATGCTAAGCGGCCAGGCTAGCGAGGCGTAGCTTAGAGGCTTAAGAGCGGGCGAGGCACGGAGGAAGTGCGTCGACGAGGCCTTCGCAGGCAACCGCGGCTTGTGCAGTAGAAGGTAGGAGGTAGCCGTGGGACAAGCCTTTTAGGAAGGCATGTACACGAAGTAGGCGGCCAGTACTGCGTAGTCGAGGTGGCTTTTATCCAGAAGGCTCGAGGAGTAGAGTTCTCCTATGTTCCAAGGGAGGTCCGAGGAAGGCCTTCTACTGAGAGGGTAAGGAGGCTGTACTGGGAGCTTCTAAGCTCAGAACCACGTATCGACTCGGAGAGGGCTGTGCTATATACAGAGTACGTTAAGGCCCACTGGTCGGACCCTCCGTATACTAGGCAGGGAGGGGCCCTGAAGTACGTCCTATCCCACTTGACCCCCCAGATAAGGGACGGAGAGCTCATCGTCGGAAGCACGTCTAGGTTTGTTAGGGGGGCCCAGCTCTACCCAGAGTACGAGGTAGCTTGGATAGTAGAAGCACTGCGCGGAGTGAAGAGGGCTGAGGAGAAGTATGTTGAAGGCGCCCTCGTAGAGACGGCCGGAGAGAGAATTGGCATCTATAGAGTCGCCCCAGGAGACAGGGAGAGGATCGAGGAGGTAGTCAAGTTCTGGGAGGGGAAGGACTGGAGGAGCCAGGCCTACAGGGTACTTAGGGAGAGGGATGACTTCGAGCTAGTGGAGAAGATGCAGGAGCAGCTAGTCTTCCTGCGCTTTATGTGGGACGCCCCAGAGGGCCGCGTAATTGTAAACTACGGGAAAGTGCTAGAGGAGGGGCTTCAGTCCATCATCGAGAAGATCCGCCGGAGGCTAGTGGAGCTGCAGTCCGCTAGGACTAAGGAGGACCTAGAGAGGCGCGACTTCTACAACGGCCTAGTGCTAGCGCTTGAAGGAGTCATTGAGTTCGCGGAGAATTACGCGCGCAAAGCGGAGGAGCTCGCGGAGAAGTGTAGCGACGACGCGAGGAGGAGGGAGCTCTTGGAGATAGCGCGAATCTGTAGGAAGGTGCCTCGATACCCAGCGGAGACCTTCCACGAGGCTGTCCAGTCGTTCTGGTTCATCCACTGCGCGTTGTTCATCGAAGCAAACGGGAGGGGCATCTCCCCAGGGCGCTTCGACCAATACATGTACAAGTACTACAAGCGGGACGTAGAGGCAGGCCGCATAACTGAGGAGGAGGCGTTGGAGCTACTCGAGCTCCTGAGGATTAAGTGCTCGGAGATCGTGAGGGCCCACGCGAAGTTCACTGAGTCCTACCTAGGCGGAAGTCTCTACCAGAACTTAACGATAGGCGGCTGCGATGAGCACGGCCGCCCCGCTGACAACGAGCTGTCGATGCTCATACTTCAAGCAGGCATCAACGTGCCGACCCCCCAGCCCACGATATCCGTGAGGTGGAACGAGGGGCTAAGCGAGGAGTTTAAGCTGAAGGTAGTGGAGTGCATAAAGGCGGGAGCTGGCTACCCAGCCCTATTTAACGACGAAGTGGGGATTAGGAGGCTGCTCGAGGCTACGGGCGCCACCCTAGAAGACGCTAGAGATTGGGCTCCCTGCGGGTGCGTCGACGTGCAGATTTGCGGGAGGCGTATGCCTATGTACGCCGTCCCGAATACCAACAACGTAAAGATACTGGAGCTCGTCCTCAATAACGGAGTAAACCCAGCCACTGGCGATAGGCTCATCAACACCGGAGTTGACGTTGAGGAGGCGTCCTTCGAGGAGCTCGTTGAGGCCTACAGGATGGCGCTGGACCTCGTGGTGAGGAAGGAGGCTGAGTACTGGAACGTCGCCATGCTCACGAAGATTAAGATGGGGCTCGTGCCCCTACTAATGAGCGC from Candidatus Nezhaarchaeota archaeon harbors:
- a CDS encoding 2,5-diamino-6-(ribosylamino)-4(3H)-pyrimidinone 5'-phosphate reductase, which gives rise to MSRCYVTVYSTMTIDGKIASKTRYSKLSCPHDLRRLHELRAQSDGVMVGANTVLIDDPSLRLKYVEGRDPARIVVDGLLRTPLEARVYTLKTAEAIVLTTEAAPRGKAEALREMGVKVLVFPGPPPIDMRAGVERLYGEGLRRIMVEGGGELLWHLFAAGVVDELRLTIAPYVFGGRDAVGLVMGEGFETTEDARKMRLVDVKVCECGQEVHLRYLRAWAINEEEC